AAAGTCTTAACCAAGTTATATTTTAAAGATTATAAAATTCAAATTATGGATATCCCTAAATATTTTATTAGCTGCGATTGGGGAACTAGTAATTTTAGATTAAGAGTTGTTAAAACAGATTCTTTAGAAATTATAAAGGAGATTAAAACAAATCAAGGTATAAAAGTACTTTATGAACAATTTGCTAAACAAGATCAATTAAATCAAACTGATTTTTTTTATGAATACCTAAATAATCAAATTAAGTTACTTCCTAGTGAACATCAAAAGCATTTGGTTATTTCTTCTGGTATGGTTTCTTCTACCATAGGGCTCCATGAATTAGATTATGCAAACATTCCATTTAATATTGATGGAAAAAATCTAATCACCAAAAACATGAAATTCGATAATCAAATGAATTTGTTATTGATTTCAGGTGTAAAAGATGACAATGGCGTGATGAGAGGTGAAGAGACACAAGCCATTGGTTTACAAGAATATTTACAAGTACAACCAGAAGCTATTTTACTTTTACCTGGTACACACAGCAAACACTTAGAATATTCTAACAATGAATTTACTGAACTTAAAAGCTTTATGACTGGAGAGTTGTTTGAAATTATCTCTCAGAAAAGTATTTTATCAAATTCAATAAAACTTGAAGATCAAAATCATATTGCTGAAAATTCATTTTTAGAAGGAGTTAAGTTAGGGAGTGAAGGAAAATTCTCTTCAAGCTTATTCTCTATAAGAGCTAATGATTTGTTTGGAAAATCAACAAAAACAGAGAATTATTTTTTCCTAAGTGGTTTACTAATAGGAGATGAACTGGCTTACTTAAAAAAGGAAACTAAAAAAGTATTTTTAGCTGCTCCTCTTCCACTTTCAAACCTTTATAAACTTGCCTTAAACCATTTATTAGGTTCAGAAAACTATGTTACCATAGAGCATGAAATAATAGAAAAAGCCTTATTGATAGGTCAAAAGAAAATATTAGAAAATTATGAAGAATAAATCACCTTTTAATTGGGATTCTTACTACAAAGCCCCAATAGTTGGGATTATAAGAAATGTTCCTTTAGAAACCGTTTTAAAAATAGCTAAAACCTATTTAGAGGCAAACTTGTATACCATAGAAATAACTATGAATACTAAGGGAGCTGCAGAAATCATAAGCACCTTAAGAAATAATTTCCCAGAACTTAATGTAGGTGCAGGAACCGTTTGTACTACAGAAGACTTAAATAATGCTATAAATGCAGGAGCACAATTTATAGTTACCCCAACTATAAATGAAGAAGTTATTAAAAGTGCTGTATTACAAGAAACACCAATATTTCCAGGAGCCTATACTCCTACCGAAATATACAAAGCATGGAATTTAGGTGCATCTGCAGTAAAAGTATTCCCTGCAACACAATTAGGACCTCAGTATTTAAAAGATGTTTTGGCTCCATTAAACCAAATAAAACTATTGCCCACAGGTGGCGTATCTTCAGAAAATATTAAATCTTTTTTCCAAGCAGGAGCTGTTGGTGTTGGAATGGGAAGTTCATTACTTGATAAAAAACTAATCGAAAACGAAGATTACATCGGTTTAAGAAATCATTTTCTAAAAATATCAAACGAAATTAACGAATTCATAAATAAACAATCATAAAACTAAAAGATCAACTTCATTTAAAACCATATTCAGCAGAATTAGTTATTTGTTTTATTTTTTATTGATAAATAACTACCTTTGAATTAATGAAGTTAATTTTAAAAAAACCTGGTACGGAAGATGCTTTTAAAAAGCTAAATATATCAAAAAGGGAAGCCCCGTGTTTTGATGTAGCTTGGCATTATCATCCTAAATTTGAACTTATTTATATTACAAAAAGCAACGGACTTCGCTTTGTAGGAGATAATGTTTCACCATTTTACCCTGGAGATTTAGTCTTAGTTGGTTCATATTTACCTCATTTATGGAGAAATGATTCTTCTTATTATGAAGATGATAGTGTAAAAGAAGTTGAAACAATTATAACAAAGTTTGACTTAGATTTTTTAGGTAATGATATTTTTAATTTACCTGATTTTGTTGATATCAAAAAATTACTTGACAAATCTAAATTTGGTGTTTTTTTTGGAGAAAATGTAAGTAAAGATCTTCATACTAAGCTTGTTAATTTACCTAAGCTATCCTATGTAGAACAACATATAGAGGTACTATCAATTTTACAAAAATTATCACAGGCAGAAGAGACTACTATTCTATCATCTTCTGACATGAGTCAATCTACAACGGAAAGTTCTGAACGCATAGATACCGTGCTAAGATATATATCAGACAATTACGCTACCAACATAGATCTTAATGATATATCTGATATAGCCTGTATGACGACCAACTCATTTTGTAGATTCTTTAAAAAAGCAACAAACAAATCGTTTACTCAATTTTTAAACGAAGTTCGTATTAGAAATGCTTCTAGGTTATTAGTGCAAGATGATATTTCTGTTTCTACTGTTTGTTATGCTGTTGGTTATAACTCCATCACAAATTTTAACAAACAGTTTAAGCAAATAATGGGTGTTACTCCTAAAGTATTTCGCGAAGAAATATAACAAACATTATTAAAATCAGTTTTCTATTAGAGAAAACATCACAATTTTTACTCATAAAACCGAAGAATAATTCTTCGGTTTTTTTGTTATAAAATATCCTTAATTAAAATAAAAATTAGGGTTATCTACTCTTGTTAACAAAAAATTAACAAGCAAGGTAAAATGCGCTAATCAATGGGTAATTTTTACTAATGCATAATTGTAAAATTTAAGTTTTTTTGTATATAGTTTAAATTTAAAAGTATTTTAATGTCAAAAATGAAACAGATTAATTTAATTAAGATATTATTCTTTATACTACTTCAATGTAGTTATGCACAAAAACAACCTAATATTGTTTTTCTTTTTGTGGATGATGCTGGCTACAATGACTTTGGTTTTCAAGGAAGTACAGATATAAAAACACCTAATTTAGATAAATTAGCACAACAAGGTGTTCGTTTTACACAGGGGTATGTAACCGATGCTACTTGTGGTCCCTCTAGAGCTGGACTTATGACAGGAAAGTATCAACAAAAATTTGGATATGGAGAAATTAACGTTCCTGGATATATGAGTCAAAGCTCTAAGTTTTTAGGAGATGATATGGGTTTACCTCTAGATCAAGTTACTATGGCAGACTATCTAAAAAAACTAGGATACACCAATGCGGTATATGGTAAATGGCACTTAGGAGACGCTGATAGATTTCACCCTTTAAAAAGAGGATTTGATGAATTTTATGGTTTTAGAGGTGGGGCACGTAGTTATTTTGGCTATAAAAACTTTAAAAATGTGCATCATGACAACAAGATGGAGCACAATTTTGGACATTATGAAGAACCAAATGGATATGCTACCGATGTATTTACAGACAAAGCAATATCATTTATAGAGAAAAACAAAAACAATCCTTTCTTTATTTATTTAGCTTTTAATGCTGTACACACTCCTATGGAGGCTACTCCAGAAGATTTAAAAAGATTCCCTAATTTAAAAGGAAAAAGACAAGAACTAGCAGCTATGACTTGGTCTTTAGATCGTGCTTGTGGAAGGGTATTAGACAAATTAAAAAAATTAGGACTAGATGAAAACACCATTATTGTTTTTTCTAATGACAATGGTGGACCTACAGACAAAAACTCCTCTATAAACCTACCCTTGAGTGGTACAAAATCAAATCATTTAGAAGGTGGTTTAAGAGTACCTTTTTTAATCAAATGGCCAAAAAAGTTAAAAAAAGACATTACTTACAATTACCCTGTGAGTACCATGGATTTATTACCAACTTTTTACGCTGCTGGTGGAGGAAACACAGCTGATTTAAAAGATGTAGACGGAGTAAACTTACTTCCTTTTTTAACCGGTAAAAACAATAGTAGACCTCATAAAGACTTATTCTGGAAAAAGGAAACTCGTGCTGTATATAGAGAAAATGACTATAAATTAATACGATTTGCAGACAGACCAGCTGAACTTTACGATTTGTCTAAAGATACTTCTGAGCTTAACAATTTAGCTACAAAAGAACCTGAACGTTTAAAACGTATGTTTAAAAAACTATTTGAATGGGAACTAACTCTTGAGCGACCATTATGGATGCTAAAAAATGATTTTGAAAAATACGATACGGATCGTATGGATAGATACAGAACACCAGAATTAGTAAAAAAAGAAATGTTTTCTGAAAAGTAAACGATAAAAACAAAAAACGATGAAACATTATAAATTTAGAACCTCACTTTTATTAGCATTGTTTATATGCTTAAATATAAGCTGTCAAAATATTAAAAACCACACGGAAGCATCAAACAAAGTTAGTGCTTATCATAAATCACAAGTATCTAAAATTGCTCCGTACTCAGATCCAGAAAACAAAGATGGATGGGTCCTAAACCAAGAACTAAGCGATGAGTTTAATGGTACCGAAATAGATACCGTTAAATGGTTTGTAGAAGGTTTAAACGATAATTATTATATATGGAAAGGTCGTGCTCCCTCACAATTTGTACCTCATAACGTAATTGTTGAAGACGACAAA
Above is a genomic segment from Wenyingzhuangia fucanilytica containing:
- a CDS encoding 2-dehydro-3-deoxygalactonokinase codes for the protein MDIPKYFISCDWGTSNFRLRVVKTDSLEIIKEIKTNQGIKVLYEQFAKQDQLNQTDFFYEYLNNQIKLLPSEHQKHLVISSGMVSSTIGLHELDYANIPFNIDGKNLITKNMKFDNQMNLLLISGVKDDNGVMRGEETQAIGLQEYLQVQPEAILLLPGTHSKHLEYSNNEFTELKSFMTGELFEIISQKSILSNSIKLEDQNHIAENSFLEGVKLGSEGKFSSSLFSIRANDLFGKSTKTENYFFLSGLLIGDELAYLKKETKKVFLAAPLPLSNLYKLALNHLLGSENYVTIEHEIIEKALLIGQKKILENYEE
- a CDS encoding bifunctional 4-hydroxy-2-oxoglutarate aldolase/2-dehydro-3-deoxy-phosphogluconate aldolase; translation: MKNKSPFNWDSYYKAPIVGIIRNVPLETVLKIAKTYLEANLYTIEITMNTKGAAEIISTLRNNFPELNVGAGTVCTTEDLNNAINAGAQFIVTPTINEEVIKSAVLQETPIFPGAYTPTEIYKAWNLGASAVKVFPATQLGPQYLKDVLAPLNQIKLLPTGGVSSENIKSFFQAGAVGVGMGSSLLDKKLIENEDYIGLRNHFLKISNEINEFINKQS
- a CDS encoding AraC family transcriptional regulator, producing the protein MKLILKKPGTEDAFKKLNISKREAPCFDVAWHYHPKFELIYITKSNGLRFVGDNVSPFYPGDLVLVGSYLPHLWRNDSSYYEDDSVKEVETIITKFDLDFLGNDIFNLPDFVDIKKLLDKSKFGVFFGENVSKDLHTKLVNLPKLSYVEQHIEVLSILQKLSQAEETTILSSSDMSQSTTESSERIDTVLRYISDNYATNIDLNDISDIACMTTNSFCRFFKKATNKSFTQFLNEVRIRNASRLLVQDDISVSTVCYAVGYNSITNFNKQFKQIMGVTPKVFREEI
- a CDS encoding sulfatase, whose amino-acid sequence is MSKMKQINLIKILFFILLQCSYAQKQPNIVFLFVDDAGYNDFGFQGSTDIKTPNLDKLAQQGVRFTQGYVTDATCGPSRAGLMTGKYQQKFGYGEINVPGYMSQSSKFLGDDMGLPLDQVTMADYLKKLGYTNAVYGKWHLGDADRFHPLKRGFDEFYGFRGGARSYFGYKNFKNVHHDNKMEHNFGHYEEPNGYATDVFTDKAISFIEKNKNNPFFIYLAFNAVHTPMEATPEDLKRFPNLKGKRQELAAMTWSLDRACGRVLDKLKKLGLDENTIIVFSNDNGGPTDKNSSINLPLSGTKSNHLEGGLRVPFLIKWPKKLKKDITYNYPVSTMDLLPTFYAAGGGNTADLKDVDGVNLLPFLTGKNNSRPHKDLFWKKETRAVYRENDYKLIRFADRPAELYDLSKDTSELNNLATKEPERLKRMFKKLFEWELTLERPLWMLKNDFEKYDTDRMDRYRTPELVKKEMFSEK